A single genomic interval of Eleutherodactylus coqui strain aEleCoq1 chromosome 3, aEleCoq1.hap1, whole genome shotgun sequence harbors:
- the LOC136620045 gene encoding GTP-binding protein Di-Ras2-like has product MPEQSNDYRVVVFGAAGVGKSSLVLRFVRGTFRETYIPTIEDTYRQVISCDKNICTLQITDTTGSHQFPAMQRLSISKGHAFILVYSVTSKQSMEELKPIYDQICQIKGDTQNIPIMLVGNKSDDALREVQTSEGDSLANKWKCSFMETSAKLNYNVQELFQELLNLEKRRTVSLQVAGKKSRQQKKKEKLKGKCSIM; this is encoded by the coding sequence ATGCCAGAGCAAAGCAACGACTACAGGGTGGTTGTGTTCGGGGCTGCAGGAGTTGGGAAAAGTTCCCTGGTTCTTCGTTTCGTACGAGGAACTTTTCGAGAAACCTATATCCCCACCATAGAAGATACCTACAGACAGGTGATCAGCTGTGATAAGAACATCTGCACTCTACAGATCACGGACACCACTGGAAGCCACCAGTTCCCTGCCATGCAAAGATTGTCTATCTCCAAGGGTCATGCTTTCATCTTGGTCTACTCCGTCACCAGTAAACAGTCGATGGAAGAATTAAAGCCAATATATGACCAGATCTGTCAGATAAAAGGAGATACACAGAACATTCCCATCATGTTGGTTGGCAATAAGAGTGATGATGCCCTAAGGGAGGTCCAGACCTCCGAAGGTGATAGCTTGGCCAACAAGTGGAAGTGTTCCTTCATGGAGACCTCCGCCAAACTTAACTACAATGTACAAGAACTGTTCCAAGAACTTTTAAATTTGGAGAAGAGAAGAACTGTTAGCCTTCAGGTGGCCGGAAAGAAGTCCAGGCagcagaaaaagaaagagaagctGAAAGGAAAATGTTCTATCATGTAG